Below is a genomic region from Candidatus Zixiibacteriota bacterium.
AGGCCGGGGAATATCTGCCGGAATTCTTGCATCTTGAAGAGGGGAGTTTTCCCTTGGAAGAGGAACTGGTCAAGAGCGGAAAAGTCTATATACAGGATGAATCTGCCGGTATGGCGGTGCGCCTGATGAATCCTAAGATGGGGATGAATGTTCTGGATATGGCGGCGGCGCCTGGGGGGAAGGCTTCGTATGCGGCCATAAAAATGCGCAATAAAGGGATGATTACCGCGGTCGACAGGTCGCGCCCCCGGCTGGAAGTGATGGTGGAAAACTGCCAGAGGCAGGGAATAAAGATTGTCAACCCGGTAGCGGCCGATATATTGGAATTCCAGGCGGAGCCGTTCGACCGGGTGATGCTGGATGCCCCCTGTTCCGGCTGGGGTAATGCCGGCAAGCATAGCGACCTGCGCTGGTTGAAAACGCCGGAAGATGTCGAGCGGCTTTTCAAAGTGCAGAGTATGATGATTGACAAGGCGGCAAAACTGGTCAAACCGGGAGGAATACTCATTTACTCCACCTGCACCGTTATCAGAAAAGAGAGTGATGACGTCGTGGAAGAGTTTCTGCTGAGGCGGAAAGATTTTCGCCTGGAATCGGCCGGCGAGTATTTCCAAGACGATGTGGTTTCGGAAAGAGGGTTCTTGAAAACCTATCCCAACAAAAAGAATCTCTCCGGCGCCTTTGCGGCCCGTCTCAAAAAAGTAATCAATACCGAAAAATAGTTAATGACCTTTGATTATTGAAATTGTAAGATAAATTGTTATGCATCTGCCGCGACCAAGAGAACAGCGCCAGCCAGGCCGTCGGTTCGGAAAGTGGAGCCAATGGCTGAACCCCCGGTTTCTGGCTCTCTATCTGGGAGCGCCGATGGGACTTCTCTTTCTGCTCTATATCATTTTCGATTTTGGAGTCATGCCGATTATTACCCGGCACGGCTCTGAATTCCCCCTGGCTGATGTTACCGGCAAAGGGATAGAGATGGCTCACGAGATGCTCCGCAGCCAGGGACTCGATATGGAGGTTGCCGCCGAGGAGTATCATCCGGATAAGCCGGAGGGGACAATACTTTCACAGTATCCTGCCCCCGGCACGAAAGTCAAAGCGGGCCGAATTATCAAAGTGACGGCCTCTATCGGCCAGAAGATGGTGACGATTCCGGCGCTGTCCGGTTTCTCGGTGCGTCAGGCGAAATTGAATCTGGAGGCGTCGGGATTGAAACTGGGTGAAGTCGCCTGGACGTTCTCCGATTCTCTTCCGGAAAAAGTAGTCGTCTTCTCCTATCCGGCATCGGGAACCGAGATACCGGCCGGGTCGGTGGTCAATTTGATGGTTAATCGGGGACGGCTGGGGGGCGTGGTCTATATGCCGCTTCTGGTGGGACGGCAGCTCTCCGAGGCTAAAAAGATACTGGAAGAACTGGGGCTGAA
It encodes:
- the rsmB gene encoding 16S rRNA (cytosine(967)-C(5))-methyltransferase RsmB; protein product: MMTPKQEKFDPVRGAAVEIIGLVEGGKHSAEEAIQEVIREKEFRSLDIRFLRLLVNGTVKMKRRLDHDIRFFLSRPAEKLPRRMTDILRLGFYQLFFTDRIPAAAAVSESVNLAKHFCDESRARVVNAVMRAALRSPQKIVFRNKSEDPVNYLADFYSYPNWFVEYCLKEFRLEETEKFLDGMNRPPQITYRVNFIKAKPEEVAELLQEKGVSFKAGEYLPEFLHLEEGSFPLEEELVKSGKVYIQDESAGMAVRLMNPKMGMNVLDMAAAPGGKASYAAIKMRNKGMITAVDRSRPRLEVMVENCQRQGIKIVNPVAADILEFQAEPFDRVMLDAPCSGWGNAGKHSDLRWLKTPEDVERLFKVQSMMIDKAAKLVKPGGILIYSTCTVIRKESDDVVEEFLLRRKDFRLESAGEYFQDDVVSERGFLKTYPNKKNLSGAFAARLKKVINTEK
- a CDS encoding PASTA domain-containing protein, with the translated sequence MHLPRPREQRQPGRRFGKWSQWLNPRFLALYLGAPMGLLFLLYIIFDFGVMPIITRHGSEFPLADVTGKGIEMAHEMLRSQGLDMEVAAEEYHPDKPEGTILSQYPAPGTKVKAGRIIKVTASIGQKMVTIPALSGFSVRQAKLNLEASGLKLGEVAWTFSDSLPEKVVVFSYPASGTEIPAGSVVNLMVNRGRLGGVVYMPLLVGRQLSEAKKILEELGLKVGLVTYVQNEEFLPETVLEQSAEEASELEPGEEIDLVVSTTE